One region of Sulfuriroseicoccus oceanibius genomic DNA includes:
- a CDS encoding DEAD/DEAH box helicase — MDNPRRAGMMRGMFAADLHVLPNGRLMVTADVVRSVGLPLKVAKAFEKSSVDGLLALATEAVGDDPLPPSLGYWRAFTREFLTVFCQHSTASGEALPEPRDFDQRALAVPPGPGAEYVSAWLLSEHWRGLVAHVAAHGDEMDQWLRRVHPLWRMVGRVTFHLAENKRNTDYPFAFLATYTHKVSDSGQLQYLPLGKALKQYAGEKNAVALKSLMAPVRAAAAQSEYARQLLESKKVFSALAWKPAQALRFINEIDAFEQAGVIVKVPDWWKGKRPSKAVVQMTIGEETKSSVGTQALLSFRAGLAVDGEPISDEEWQRILESSENLVQIKGRWVEVDREKLGQMLAHWGRAEAAAASGVSFAEAMRLLAGFRDPAMVGLLDGAPEGGGDWLEVAAGGRLRDLLAAMRAPDEGKPVAAVKAELRHYQRSGFQWLQLLSSLGLGACLADDMGLGKTLQVIALLAGNRRKQQAPSLLVVPASLVGNWKAEFEKFAPTMKVFYAHPSQVDRSLLDDVVASSANCHAVVTTYSMLGRLQGFQEVVWDTLVLDEAQAIKNPRTAQTRDVKKISARAKIALTGTPVENSVADLWSLFDFLNPGLLGTASRFNEALKEQDAYAKVRTLVSPYILRRLKTDKSVISDLPDKTEMRTDCGLTKGQAALYKKSVEALKKELEDDQLEEFQRAGLVLTYLMRFKQICNHPALWTGSGNYGAKDSGKFARLAAIASEVASRGEKMLVFTQFREMTGALAEFLAGEFGRPGLVLHGGTAVKRRQQMVDQFQSDTGPPFFVISLKAGGTGLNLTAASHVVHFDRWWNPAVEDQATDRAFRIGQKRNVLVHKFVVRGTIEEKIDALIADKREIADELLGEGAEKLLTRMSDDELVELVALNIDRAVI; from the coding sequence GTGGACAATCCGCGGCGGGCGGGGATGATGCGCGGTATGTTTGCTGCGGATCTTCACGTGTTGCCCAATGGTCGCTTGATGGTGACGGCGGATGTCGTGCGGTCTGTGGGCCTGCCGCTGAAGGTGGCGAAGGCATTTGAGAAGTCGTCGGTGGATGGGTTGCTGGCATTGGCGACGGAGGCGGTGGGCGATGATCCGTTGCCTCCTTCGCTGGGTTACTGGCGGGCGTTCACGCGTGAGTTCCTGACGGTCTTTTGCCAGCATTCGACCGCTAGCGGGGAGGCGCTTCCCGAGCCGCGTGATTTTGACCAACGGGCATTGGCGGTGCCTCCGGGGCCTGGGGCGGAGTATGTGTCGGCGTGGTTGCTCTCAGAGCACTGGCGTGGGCTGGTCGCTCACGTGGCGGCTCATGGTGACGAGATGGACCAATGGTTGCGCCGTGTGCACCCGCTGTGGCGGATGGTCGGTCGGGTGACATTCCATCTGGCGGAGAATAAGCGGAACACGGACTATCCGTTCGCGTTTCTAGCGACCTATACGCACAAGGTTTCGGATAGCGGGCAATTGCAGTATTTGCCGCTGGGTAAAGCGTTGAAGCAATATGCCGGCGAGAAAAATGCCGTGGCGCTGAAGTCGTTGATGGCTCCGGTCCGAGCGGCTGCGGCGCAGAGCGAGTACGCGCGCCAGTTACTGGAATCGAAGAAAGTCTTCAGCGCGCTGGCGTGGAAGCCGGCGCAGGCTTTGCGGTTCATCAACGAGATTGATGCCTTCGAGCAGGCGGGCGTGATCGTGAAGGTGCCGGATTGGTGGAAGGGAAAACGACCATCGAAGGCGGTGGTGCAAATGACCATCGGCGAAGAGACGAAGTCATCGGTGGGAACGCAGGCATTGCTTTCGTTCCGGGCCGGGCTGGCCGTGGATGGCGAGCCGATCTCCGACGAGGAATGGCAGCGCATCCTCGAGTCGTCGGAAAATTTGGTCCAGATCAAGGGACGGTGGGTGGAAGTCGACCGCGAAAAGCTCGGGCAAATGTTAGCGCACTGGGGGCGCGCGGAAGCGGCGGCAGCCAGCGGCGTGAGTTTTGCCGAGGCGATGCGCTTGTTGGCCGGTTTCCGAGATCCGGCAATGGTCGGGTTGCTCGATGGCGCGCCCGAGGGAGGAGGCGACTGGTTGGAGGTGGCGGCCGGCGGGCGGTTGCGCGACCTTTTGGCTGCGATGCGCGCGCCGGACGAGGGCAAGCCGGTGGCTGCGGTGAAGGCGGAGTTGCGTCACTACCAGCGATCCGGGTTCCAGTGGTTGCAGTTGCTGAGTAGTCTAGGATTGGGGGCATGTTTGGCCGATGACATGGGCCTGGGCAAGACCTTGCAGGTGATCGCGCTGTTAGCGGGGAACCGTCGCAAGCAGCAGGCCCCGAGCTTGCTGGTGGTTCCGGCGTCGCTGGTGGGCAACTGGAAAGCGGAGTTTGAGAAGTTTGCGCCTACGATGAAGGTGTTCTACGCGCACCCATCACAGGTCGATCGGTCATTGCTCGACGACGTGGTGGCTTCGTCTGCCAACTGTCATGCAGTGGTTACGACTTACTCCATGCTCGGGCGTTTGCAGGGGTTCCAGGAAGTTGTTTGGGACACCTTGGTGCTTGATGAGGCGCAGGCGATCAAGAACCCGCGCACCGCCCAGACCCGCGACGTGAAGAAGATTTCGGCGCGGGCGAAGATCGCGCTGACGGGAACTCCGGTGGAGAACTCGGTGGCGGATCTGTGGTCGTTGTTCGATTTCCTCAACCCGGGGCTGCTGGGTACGGCGTCGCGTTTCAACGAGGCGCTCAAAGAGCAAGACGCCTACGCCAAAGTGCGGACGCTGGTGAGCCCGTACATTCTGCGTCGTTTGAAGACCGACAAGTCCGTGATCAGCGATCTGCCGGACAAGACCGAGATGCGCACCGACTGCGGTCTGACCAAGGGGCAGGCGGCTTTGTACAAGAAGTCGGTGGAGGCGCTGAAGAAGGAACTTGAGGACGACCAGCTCGAAGAGTTCCAGCGCGCGGGCCTGGTGCTGACCTATCTGATGCGCTTCAAACAAATCTGCAACCACCCGGCTCTGTGGACTGGCAGCGGCAACTATGGCGCCAAGGACAGTGGCAAGTTTGCGCGTCTGGCGGCGATTGCCTCCGAGGTGGCATCGCGTGGTGAGAAGATGTTGGTGTTCACTCAATTCCGCGAGATGACCGGAGCTTTGGCTGAGTTTTTGGCGGGTGAGTTCGGGCGTCCGGGCTTGGTATTGCACGGTGGCACGGCGGTGAAGCGCAGGCAGCAAATGGTCGACCAGTTCCAGTCCGACACGGGGCCGCCGTTCTTTGTGATCTCTCTCAAGGCGGGGGGCACCGGGTTGAACCTGACCGCCGCCTCCCATGTGGTGCACTTTGACCGCTGGTGGAACCCAGCGGTGGAGGATCAGGCGACAGATCGTGCATTCCGCATCGGTCAGAAGCGCAATGTGTTGGTGCATAAGTTCGTCGTGCGCGGAACGATAGAGGAGAAGATCGATGCGTTGATCGCCGACAAGCGGGAGATTGCCGATGAGCTGCTAGGCGAAGGAGCTGAGAAGCTGCTGACCAGGATGAGCGATGACGAATTGGTAGAGCTGGTGGCATTGAACATCGACCGCGCAGTGATTTGA
- a CDS encoding SWIM zinc finger family protein, with amino-acid sequence MSWEYNNESAAQRKARIAREVENRRAKGEPFEPIVCEVKRGIPAKTFWGVAWGENLESYSDYEHRLPRGRTYLRGGNVFDLEINEGNVFAYVTGGEIYEVTIDIEPMFDEPWAELKQRIAGKVTNVVDLMAGDLGAGVMEAVTDRELGLFPSPSEIRFSCSCPDWADMCKHVASVMYAVGVRLDQQPELLFKLRGVDHHELIDHASTDADLSTDSDEAGILEAGELSELFGIDLGDPESAVGE; translated from the coding sequence ATGTCCTGGGAGTACAACAACGAATCGGCCGCGCAACGCAAAGCGCGCATCGCCCGCGAGGTGGAGAACCGGCGTGCCAAGGGCGAGCCATTCGAGCCCATCGTGTGCGAGGTGAAGCGAGGTATTCCGGCCAAGACGTTCTGGGGAGTGGCGTGGGGCGAGAACCTGGAGTCGTACAGCGACTACGAGCACCGCCTACCGCGGGGGCGGACGTATCTGCGCGGGGGGAATGTGTTCGACCTCGAGATCAACGAGGGCAACGTATTCGCCTATGTCACGGGTGGGGAGATCTACGAAGTGACCATCGATATCGAGCCGATGTTTGACGAGCCGTGGGCGGAGTTGAAGCAACGGATCGCCGGTAAGGTCACGAACGTGGTGGATCTGATGGCGGGTGATTTGGGCGCGGGTGTGATGGAAGCGGTAACTGACCGCGAGCTCGGGTTGTTTCCGTCGCCGTCTGAGATCCGGTTTTCGTGTAGCTGTCCCGACTGGGCCGACATGTGCAAGCACGTGGCGTCGGTGATGTATGCGGTGGGCGTGCGGTTGGACCAGCAGCCCGAGCTTTTGTTCAAGCTGCGTGGTGTCGACCACCACGAGCTGATCGACCATGCGTCGACGGACGCGGACTTATCGACCGACTCCGACGAAGCCGGGATCCTGGAAGCCGGCGAACTGAGCGAGTTGTTCGGGATCGATCTCGGTGATCCGGAAAGTGCGGTCGGGGAGTGA
- a CDS encoding transposase, translating to MSDFLDWKVDINRHGRDIPHWQQGEAIQFVTFRLADSMPQRVLRRWCDQRKLWMEKNPEPWDEATRRTYHSLFTQEMERYLDAGMGSCLLRERENRDVLEVVFRRDDQRRAIFYSWVIMPNHVRVLFSPLGDMGRLLKTWKGVSARRIGRGGIWQKHYRDTIIRDRGHFACVVKYIRRNPENLNPNDFSLWESDRAREVS from the coding sequence ATGTCTGACTTCTTGGATTGGAAGGTCGATATCAACCGCCATGGGCGAGATATTCCTCATTGGCAACAGGGAGAGGCGATTCAGTTTGTGACGTTTCGATTGGCGGATTCTATGCCTCAGCGTGTTTTGCGTCGCTGGTGTGATCAGCGGAAGCTTTGGATGGAGAAGAATCCCGAGCCGTGGGACGAGGCAACACGAAGGACCTATCATTCACTGTTTACTCAAGAGATGGAGCGGTATTTGGATGCAGGTATGGGTTCGTGCTTGCTCAGAGAGAGGGAGAATCGAGACGTGCTAGAGGTTGTTTTCAGAAGAGATGACCAGAGACGGGCGATTTTCTATTCATGGGTGATCATGCCTAATCATGTGCGCGTGCTGTTTTCTCCTTTAGGGGACATGGGGCGACTGCTCAAGACGTGGAAGGGCGTCTCGGCGAGACGAATCGGACGAGGCGGCATTTGGCAGAAGCATTACCGGGATACGATTATCCGCGACAGAGGGCATTTCGCCTGTGTGGTGAAGTATATTCGAAGGAATCCTGAGAACCTGAACCCAAATGATTTCAGCTTATGGGAGAGTGATCGGGCTCGAGAGGTCTCATAG
- the xerA gene encoding site-specific tyrosine recombinase/integron integrase, translating into MTSEDAIDEFILYLATERGLSDNYQLLVRRNLEALARWLDVRGKQLTEATTDELAAYLSVRKDDGLEASSLRIVCVCMKVCFRFLHGRKMMAEDPAEALLSPRPVRNLPETLNSQDVRRLIESIKGAKPLDLRDRMITELLYGSGLRVSELLHARIEDLDMDKGVLRVTGKGNKTRLVPVGSAAREAMERYLATGRPDLVRPKTQSHLVLSQRGGQLTPHRIRQILRERAEAAGLDQNVYPHLLRHSFATHLLENGADLRVIQELLGHADISTTQIYTHVDQKHLKGVHKKFHPRG; encoded by the coding sequence ATGACCAGCGAAGACGCCATTGATGAATTTATCCTGTACCTCGCGACGGAGCGTGGGTTGTCGGATAATTACCAGTTGCTGGTGCGGCGGAATTTGGAGGCGCTGGCGCGGTGGCTGGATGTGCGCGGGAAGCAACTGACGGAGGCGACGACGGACGAGTTGGCGGCCTATTTATCGGTGCGCAAGGATGATGGGCTGGAGGCGTCGTCGCTGCGGATTGTGTGCGTTTGCATGAAGGTGTGCTTCCGCTTTTTGCACGGGCGCAAGATGATGGCCGAGGATCCGGCGGAGGCCTTGTTGTCGCCGCGGCCGGTGCGGAATCTGCCCGAGACTCTGAACAGTCAAGACGTGCGCCGGTTGATCGAGTCGATCAAAGGGGCGAAGCCGCTGGATCTGCGCGACCGTATGATCACGGAACTGCTGTATGGCTCCGGCTTGCGGGTTTCGGAGCTGTTGCATGCGCGGATCGAAGATCTGGACATGGACAAGGGCGTGCTGCGGGTGACGGGCAAGGGGAACAAAACGAGGCTGGTGCCGGTGGGGAGTGCGGCACGCGAGGCGATGGAGCGCTATCTCGCTACCGGTAGACCGGATCTGGTGCGCCCGAAAACTCAGTCGCACCTTGTGCTGTCGCAGCGAGGCGGACAGCTGACGCCACATCGGATCCGGCAGATTTTACGTGAGCGGGCGGAGGCGGCTGGGCTCGATCAAAATGTGTACCCGCATTTGCTTCGCCATAGCTTTGCGACGCATCTGCTGGAGAATGGCGCGGACTTGCGCGTGATCCAGGAGTTGCTAGGTCACGCGGATATCAGCACGACTCAGATTTACACTCACGTGGATCAAAAACACCTCAAAGGCGTTCACAAGAAGTTCCACCCCCGCGGCTAA
- a CDS encoding type III pantothenate kinase translates to MSESSNPDPVRAPRVLAIDLSNQQIKLSGGGEGVGRCPTPKQDPAAMRGLVESWLFETRYDAVAVASVVPDLKQVVERVVKIHGLPLIEANHETASALGMMDFSHYAGVATLGDDRVANIIAACDGAENEAVVAFDLGTATTVDVAVFTDEGYRYLGGSIAPGVNALGTYLGTMTSQLPTVDPAEIDDAETPAIGTSTRGAISAALLYGYPGMIAGILEATLAELATDNVRVVVTGGAADLFCWDAWPEAERDPSLTVRGVELLGMAGIRMDAVSVND, encoded by the coding sequence ATGAGCGAGTCATCCAATCCAGATCCGGTCCGGGCGCCGCGGGTGTTGGCGATCGATTTGTCGAACCAACAGATCAAGTTATCCGGAGGCGGGGAGGGTGTGGGGCGGTGTCCGACGCCGAAGCAGGATCCGGCGGCGATGCGCGGGCTGGTGGAGAGCTGGTTGTTTGAGACGCGCTATGATGCGGTGGCGGTGGCATCGGTGGTGCCGGACTTGAAACAAGTGGTCGAGCGCGTGGTGAAGATCCACGGATTGCCATTGATTGAGGCCAACCACGAGACGGCGTCGGCGCTGGGGATGATGGATTTTTCCCACTATGCGGGTGTGGCGACCTTGGGAGATGACCGAGTGGCCAATATCATTGCGGCCTGCGATGGTGCGGAGAACGAAGCCGTGGTTGCGTTCGATTTGGGTACGGCGACGACAGTGGATGTCGCGGTTTTTACGGATGAGGGATACCGCTATCTGGGTGGATCGATTGCTCCCGGGGTGAATGCGCTGGGCACCTACCTTGGGACGATGACCTCGCAGTTGCCGACGGTGGATCCGGCGGAGATTGACGATGCGGAGACACCGGCGATCGGGACGAGCACGCGTGGTGCGATCAGTGCGGCATTGCTTTATGGCTACCCCGGCATGATAGCCGGAATCCTCGAGGCGACGCTGGCGGAGCTGGCGACGGATAATGTGCGCGTGGTGGTCACCGGAGGGGCGGCCGATCTTTTTTGTTGGGACGCGTGGCCTGAGGCTGAGCGGGATCCAAGTCTGACCGTGCGCGGAGTGGAGTTGCTTGGGATGGCTGGAATTCGGATGGACGCCGTATCCGTGAACGATTAG
- a CDS encoding ROK family protein — protein sequence MLAIGVDFGGTSVKVGLCDGAEVLEKMPRIPTKDFGCRDDLVAAIVGQIKDLQARHEGVVGVGAGVPGNVDYKRGRIHQLTNVEGWVDVPLRELLEKKTGLVAAVDNDANCMAYAEWRVGAGRGANDMVAITMGTGIGGGLVLDGKFFRGAACVAGEVGQMSLDYRGRVGVYGNKGCTEKYIGNQQLKEFAYSRYQTKARRDGKPGPSEADCEPRRVAEAANAGDPVAIEIWEEVAEMLATTLCNVCWLVNPSRIVIGGGVAGAGELLFSPLRAHMKEQLSDTHYRSMRIVPAKFGNDAGMIGAAMQAADRWEEKQAKA from the coding sequence ATGCTTGCGATTGGAGTCGATTTTGGTGGGACCTCGGTAAAGGTCGGACTGTGCGATGGGGCCGAGGTGCTCGAAAAGATGCCGCGAATCCCAACCAAGGATTTTGGGTGTCGTGACGATCTGGTGGCTGCGATTGTTGGGCAGATCAAGGACCTGCAGGCGAGGCACGAGGGGGTTGTCGGGGTTGGCGCCGGTGTGCCGGGCAATGTGGACTACAAGCGTGGCCGCATTCACCAACTGACCAATGTGGAAGGCTGGGTGGATGTGCCGTTGCGCGAGCTTTTGGAGAAGAAGACCGGGCTGGTGGCGGCCGTGGACAATGACGCCAACTGCATGGCATATGCCGAATGGCGCGTCGGTGCCGGACGTGGGGCCAACGATATGGTGGCGATTACCATGGGAACCGGGATCGGCGGGGGCTTGGTGCTCGATGGTAAGTTTTTCCGCGGTGCTGCGTGTGTGGCGGGTGAGGTTGGTCAGATGTCGTTGGATTATCGAGGCCGCGTCGGTGTGTATGGAAACAAAGGGTGCACCGAGAAATACATCGGCAACCAGCAGCTCAAGGAGTTTGCGTACAGTCGCTACCAGACCAAGGCGAGGCGTGACGGCAAACCGGGGCCGAGTGAGGCGGACTGTGAGCCGCGACGCGTGGCAGAAGCGGCCAATGCCGGCGACCCTGTGGCGATTGAGATTTGGGAAGAGGTGGCGGAGATGCTGGCCACGACATTGTGCAATGTCTGTTGGCTGGTGAACCCGAGCCGGATTGTGATTGGCGGCGGAGTGGCTGGTGCCGGGGAGTTGTTGTTCAGTCCGCTGCGGGCTCACATGAAAGAGCAGCTCTCCGATACGCATTATCGGTCGATGCGGATTGTGCCGGCGAAGTTTGGCAATGACGCGGGCATGATTGGTGCGGCAATGCAGGCAGCGGACCGGTGGGAAGAGAAGCAGGCGAAGGCATGA